A genomic segment from Stegostoma tigrinum isolate sSteTig4 chromosome 1, sSteTig4.hap1, whole genome shotgun sequence encodes:
- the LOC125451999 gene encoding zinc finger protein 214-like — protein sequence MEKPWKCEYCGKRFSYPSQIENHRRSHTGERPFSCLACGEEFTQRSSLLTHQRIHTGERPFACSDCGKGFTQSASLRRHQRVHTGKTPYTCSVCGKGFTQSANFQRHQRIHTGEKPFTCSACGKGFIQSSELLTHQQVHTEERPFHCSDCQKCFKSIKQLLAHQRTHTGERPFMCSVCRKGFTRSSTLLTHQQVHTGEKTFTCSECGKGCITSSHLLIHQRVHSGERPFICLACGKGFIQSSHLQKHQKIHK from the coding sequence atggagaaaccatggaaatgtgaatATTGTGGGAAGAGATTCAGTTACCCATCCCAGATAGAAAATCATcgacgcagtcacactggggagagaccattcagctgCTTGGCTTGCGGGGAAGAATTTACACAGAGATCCAGCCTTTTGACACACCaacgaattcacactggggagagaccattcgcctgttctgactgtgggaaaggttTTACTCAATCAGCCAGCCTTcggagacaccagcgagttcatacTGGTAAAACACCTTACACCTGTTCTGTATGTGGAAAGGGTTTCACCCAGTCAGCTAACTTTCAAAGACACCAACGAATTCACACTGGAGaaaagccattcacctgctctgcaTGTGGGAAAGGTTTCATTCAGTCATCTGAGCTtctgacacaccagcaagttcacacagaGGAGAGACCTTTTCATTGCTCTGACTGTCAGAAGTGCTTTAAAAGTATAAAGCAACTTCTGGCCCATCAGCGcactcacactggggagagaccattcatgtGCTCAGTCTGCAGGAAGGGATTCACTCGTTCATCCACCTTGCtgacacaccaacaggttcacactggggagaagacattcacctgctctgagtgtggAAAGGGATGCATTACTTCATCCCACTtactgatacaccagcgagttcacagtggggagaggccattcatctgtttagcatgtgggaagggattcattcagtCTTCACACCTGCAGAAACACCAGAAAATTCACAAGTaa